The Scomber scombrus chromosome 5, fScoSco1.1, whole genome shotgun sequence genome window below encodes:
- the LOC133980630 gene encoding SR-related and CTD-associated factor 4-like isoform X1, whose translation MDAVNAFNMELFSMIDMKPPISRAKMMSVTKSAIKAIKLYKHVVQIVEKFIKKCKPELKVPGLYVVDSIVRQSRHQFGVDKDVFGPRFLKNFTDTFQNLYRCPEDDKSKILRVLNLWEKNGVFDMDIIQPLMDMANGAILPAPALEVPTDPQPQPPVTSASVVSTLPQLPTPDALAAVAQLFQSPQGQELQRMLQNFQQADKTLAATVTNNTPNPAQMPAAQHNPYSAHTEKRSSLAEKLLDRFDYDDEPEDITNKEGTARPLGIPENVFNQYPGQVPNMENVHPHIMGQTAGIEHGGAMSHGEHHMMSDGYRSMNDAYPQSQGNSRENSSMRKEGRHRGYGRRSRSRSGSRSPRRRRSRSTSRSRRARHRRSRSRSRERRWRSRSHSQDRSEREKDRERRQKGLPSIKSQTLSVCSTTLWVGQLDKKTQQSDVMSLLEEFGQIDSINMIPPRGCAYIVMVHRQDAYTALSKLSRGSYKVNQKPVKIAWALNKGIKAAHKKFWDVERGITYIPWTKVKVEELESYREGGMLDVDTLNPEWNNVIDLSKHAAVNGALENVPADGTITAHIQVPPVQQAAPMGSPPAFSGPIMLSPTSIPPGGAPFIPTELNPTQLAPTGGVKPPEESTIDSKGDKVRSSDIGTDNPLGSPTATVMTLPGPPVMQGPRLGMPPLQHPPGMPNPHLPPFLAPPNMPPQMMPGGPMFPPDRFRMPMPFPPRGPPFHRHPSMGPEGMGDREGMHFQNGRQGFGCPPFHRGGRW comes from the exons ATGGATGCCGTGAACGCGTTCAACATGGAG ttaTTCTCCATGATCGACATGAAGCCTCCGATATCCCGTGCTAAGATGATGTCTGTCACAAAATCAGCCATCAAAGCCATCAAG ctttacaAACATGTCGTCCAGATTGTTGAAAAGTTCATCAAGAAG TGCAAGCCAGAATTAAAAGTCCCCGGCTTGTATGTTGTCGATTCCATTGTTCGACAGTCACGCCATCAGTTTGGTGTTGACAAGGATGTCTTTGGGCCCAGATTCTTGAAGAACTTCACAGACACCTTCCAAAACCTTTACCGCTGTCCAGAGGATGATAAG AGCAAAATTCTCCGCGTTTTGAACCTGTGGGAGAAGAATGGCGTGTTTGACATGGACATCATTCAGCCGCTGATGGATATGGCTAATGGAGCCATTTTACCTGCACCTGCACTGGAAG TTCCCACAGATCCACAACCACAGCCGCCTGTCACTAGTGCCTCAGTTGTGTCTACTTTGCCCCAGCTACCTACTCCAGATGCCTTAGCTGCTGTAGCACAGCTGTTCCAGTCCCCCCAGGGTCAGGAG CTGCAGAGGATGCTGCAGAATTTCCAGCAGGCAGATAAGACCCTGGCAGCCACAGTCACAAACAACACGCCAAACCCAGCCCAGATGCCTGCGGCCCAGCACAACCCATacagtgcacacacagaaaagagaagCTCCTTAGCTGAG aAACTCCTTGATCGATTTGACTATGATGATGAGCCTGAGGATATCACAAATAAAGAAGGCACTGCCCGTCCACT AGGCATtcctgaaaatgtgtttaaccagTATCCTGGTCAGGTGCCGAACATGGAGAATGTTCATCCACATATTATGGGACAGACTGCTGGTATTGAG CACGGTGGAGCAATGAGTCATGGGGAACATCATATGATGTCTGATGGATACCGTTCCATGAACGATGCATATCCACAATCACAG GGAAATTCAAGAGAAAACTCATCtatgaggaaggaaggcagacaTAGAGGCTACGGCAGGAGATCAAGATCCAGATCTGGTTCCAG ATCTCCCAGGAGAAGAAGATCAAGATCTACATCCCGCTCGAGAAGGGCAAGGCATCGGCGCTCTCGTTCTCGTTCCAGAGAACGCCGCTGGCGATCTCGTTCTCATTCTCAGGAcagaagtgaaagagagaaggacagagagcgCAGACAGAAAGGTCTTCCCAGTATCAAGAGCCAGACGCTCAGTG TTTGCAGCACTACACTTTGGGTTGGTCAGCTGGACAAGAAAACTCAACAGTCTGACGTGATGTCCCTCCTGGAAGAGTTTGGCCAAATTGACTCCATCAAT ATGATACCTCCGAGGGGTTGTGCCTATATTGTTATGGTTCACAGACAAGATGCCTATACAGCCTTGAGCAAACTCAGTAGGGGGTCATACAAAGTCAATCAGAAACCAGTTAAG ATTGCTTGGGCTTTGAACAAAGGTATAAAAGCAGCGCACAAAAAGTTCTGGGATGTGGAGCGGGGCATTACCTACATACCTTGGACCAAAGTCAAAGTTGAGGAGTTGGAGAGCTATCGTGAAGGGGGTATGCTGGATGTGGACACACTAAATCCAG AGTGGAACAACGTCATTGACCTCAGTAAGCACGCAGCTGTGAATGGAGCGTTGGAAAATGTACCAGCAGATGGAACCATCACTGCTCACATCCAG GTGCCTCCGGTTCAACAGGCAGCACCAATGGGAAGTCCCCCTGCTTTTTCTGGCCCCATCATGCTGTCCCCTACATCCATCCCCCCAGGAGGTGCTCCTTTCATCCCCACAGAGTTAAACCCCACACAGTTGGCACCAA CAGGAGGGGTAAAACCCCCAGAGGAGTCCACCATTGATTCTAAAGGAGACAAAGTCAGATCCTCTGATATAGGTACAGACAACCCGCTGGGATCTCCTACAGCAACAGTGATGACTCTGCCTGGCCCACCAGTCATGCAGGGTCCCAGACTGGGTATGCCGCCTCTGCAGCATCCTCCTGGAATGCCAAATCCTCATCTACCTCCATTCCTCGCACCTCCAAACATGCCTCCGCAAATGATGCCTGGAGGACCCATGTTTCCACCAGACAGATTCAGGATGCCAATGCCTTTCCCTCCTCGGGGCCCTCCTTTCCATCGACATCCTTCCATGGGACCAGAGGGCATGGGTGACAGGGAGGGGATGCATTTCCAAAACGGAAGGCAAGGGTTTGGGTGCCCGCCCTTCCACAGAGGAGGAAGGTGGTAG
- the LOC133980630 gene encoding SR-related and CTD-associated factor 4-like isoform X2: MIDMKPPISRAKMMSVTKSAIKAIKLYKHVVQIVEKFIKKCKPELKVPGLYVVDSIVRQSRHQFGVDKDVFGPRFLKNFTDTFQNLYRCPEDDKSKILRVLNLWEKNGVFDMDIIQPLMDMANGAILPAPALEVPTDPQPQPPVTSASVVSTLPQLPTPDALAAVAQLFQSPQGQELQRMLQNFQQADKTLAATVTNNTPNPAQMPAAQHNPYSAHTEKRSSLAEKLLDRFDYDDEPEDITNKEGTARPLGIPENVFNQYPGQVPNMENVHPHIMGQTAGIEHGGAMSHGEHHMMSDGYRSMNDAYPQSQGNSRENSSMRKEGRHRGYGRRSRSRSGSRSPRRRRSRSTSRSRRARHRRSRSRSRERRWRSRSHSQDRSEREKDRERRQKGLPSIKSQTLSVCSTTLWVGQLDKKTQQSDVMSLLEEFGQIDSINMIPPRGCAYIVMVHRQDAYTALSKLSRGSYKVNQKPVKIAWALNKGIKAAHKKFWDVERGITYIPWTKVKVEELESYREGGMLDVDTLNPEWNNVIDLSKHAAVNGALENVPADGTITAHIQVPPVQQAAPMGSPPAFSGPIMLSPTSIPPGGAPFIPTELNPTQLAPTGGVKPPEESTIDSKGDKVRSSDIGTDNPLGSPTATVMTLPGPPVMQGPRLGMPPLQHPPGMPNPHLPPFLAPPNMPPQMMPGGPMFPPDRFRMPMPFPPRGPPFHRHPSMGPEGMGDREGMHFQNGRQGFGCPPFHRGGRW; this comes from the exons ATGATCGACATGAAGCCTCCGATATCCCGTGCTAAGATGATGTCTGTCACAAAATCAGCCATCAAAGCCATCAAG ctttacaAACATGTCGTCCAGATTGTTGAAAAGTTCATCAAGAAG TGCAAGCCAGAATTAAAAGTCCCCGGCTTGTATGTTGTCGATTCCATTGTTCGACAGTCACGCCATCAGTTTGGTGTTGACAAGGATGTCTTTGGGCCCAGATTCTTGAAGAACTTCACAGACACCTTCCAAAACCTTTACCGCTGTCCAGAGGATGATAAG AGCAAAATTCTCCGCGTTTTGAACCTGTGGGAGAAGAATGGCGTGTTTGACATGGACATCATTCAGCCGCTGATGGATATGGCTAATGGAGCCATTTTACCTGCACCTGCACTGGAAG TTCCCACAGATCCACAACCACAGCCGCCTGTCACTAGTGCCTCAGTTGTGTCTACTTTGCCCCAGCTACCTACTCCAGATGCCTTAGCTGCTGTAGCACAGCTGTTCCAGTCCCCCCAGGGTCAGGAG CTGCAGAGGATGCTGCAGAATTTCCAGCAGGCAGATAAGACCCTGGCAGCCACAGTCACAAACAACACGCCAAACCCAGCCCAGATGCCTGCGGCCCAGCACAACCCATacagtgcacacacagaaaagagaagCTCCTTAGCTGAG aAACTCCTTGATCGATTTGACTATGATGATGAGCCTGAGGATATCACAAATAAAGAAGGCACTGCCCGTCCACT AGGCATtcctgaaaatgtgtttaaccagTATCCTGGTCAGGTGCCGAACATGGAGAATGTTCATCCACATATTATGGGACAGACTGCTGGTATTGAG CACGGTGGAGCAATGAGTCATGGGGAACATCATATGATGTCTGATGGATACCGTTCCATGAACGATGCATATCCACAATCACAG GGAAATTCAAGAGAAAACTCATCtatgaggaaggaaggcagacaTAGAGGCTACGGCAGGAGATCAAGATCCAGATCTGGTTCCAG ATCTCCCAGGAGAAGAAGATCAAGATCTACATCCCGCTCGAGAAGGGCAAGGCATCGGCGCTCTCGTTCTCGTTCCAGAGAACGCCGCTGGCGATCTCGTTCTCATTCTCAGGAcagaagtgaaagagagaaggacagagagcgCAGACAGAAAGGTCTTCCCAGTATCAAGAGCCAGACGCTCAGTG TTTGCAGCACTACACTTTGGGTTGGTCAGCTGGACAAGAAAACTCAACAGTCTGACGTGATGTCCCTCCTGGAAGAGTTTGGCCAAATTGACTCCATCAAT ATGATACCTCCGAGGGGTTGTGCCTATATTGTTATGGTTCACAGACAAGATGCCTATACAGCCTTGAGCAAACTCAGTAGGGGGTCATACAAAGTCAATCAGAAACCAGTTAAG ATTGCTTGGGCTTTGAACAAAGGTATAAAAGCAGCGCACAAAAAGTTCTGGGATGTGGAGCGGGGCATTACCTACATACCTTGGACCAAAGTCAAAGTTGAGGAGTTGGAGAGCTATCGTGAAGGGGGTATGCTGGATGTGGACACACTAAATCCAG AGTGGAACAACGTCATTGACCTCAGTAAGCACGCAGCTGTGAATGGAGCGTTGGAAAATGTACCAGCAGATGGAACCATCACTGCTCACATCCAG GTGCCTCCGGTTCAACAGGCAGCACCAATGGGAAGTCCCCCTGCTTTTTCTGGCCCCATCATGCTGTCCCCTACATCCATCCCCCCAGGAGGTGCTCCTTTCATCCCCACAGAGTTAAACCCCACACAGTTGGCACCAA CAGGAGGGGTAAAACCCCCAGAGGAGTCCACCATTGATTCTAAAGGAGACAAAGTCAGATCCTCTGATATAGGTACAGACAACCCGCTGGGATCTCCTACAGCAACAGTGATGACTCTGCCTGGCCCACCAGTCATGCAGGGTCCCAGACTGGGTATGCCGCCTCTGCAGCATCCTCCTGGAATGCCAAATCCTCATCTACCTCCATTCCTCGCACCTCCAAACATGCCTCCGCAAATGATGCCTGGAGGACCCATGTTTCCACCAGACAGATTCAGGATGCCAATGCCTTTCCCTCCTCGGGGCCCTCCTTTCCATCGACATCCTTCCATGGGACCAGAGGGCATGGGTGACAGGGAGGGGATGCATTTCCAAAACGGAAGGCAAGGGTTTGGGTGCCCGCCCTTCCACAGAGGAGGAAGGTGGTAG